The following nucleotide sequence is from Juglans microcarpa x Juglans regia isolate MS1-56 chromosome 6D, Jm3101_v1.0, whole genome shotgun sequence.
ATTTGTTAGAAGTATGATACATGGATCAATGAGTTTGTTATTGGATCTTCATTATCTGTCTCTCTGTATCTTCTGCAGGGGCAGATCTGAATTGTGCTGTGCATCTAGTTCCAAAGCTTCTCGGGAGAAGTTGAGGAGGGATAGACTGAATGACAAGTAttctcttgttcttcttcttattatttttcttctttcttcttccccccCTCATGCATGTTTTTGTGTTTGTGATGATTAGGTTTGTGGAATTGGGCTCCATTATGGAGCCCGGGAGGCCTCCAAAAACGGACAAGGCTGCTATTTTAATTGACGCTGTCCGAATGGTGACTCAGTTACGGGGTGAAGCCCAGAAGTTGAAGGACACAAATTCAAGTCTCCAGGAGAAGATTAAAGAGTTGAAGGTGAagctattttcatttttgttccaTTCACACTATGCTTTTGCCTCCTCAAAAATGCCAGTATGTCCTAAAGAGGAAACAGGATCGTTTTCTGAGGCAAGTTCCATTCTGTACCTTGTGTAGGCTGAGAAAAATGAGCTTCGCGATGAGAAGCAGAGGCTGAAGGCAGAGAAAGAGAAGTTGGAGCAGCAACTGAAAGGCATGAATGCGCAACCTGGTTACTTGCCAGCTCCTCCTCCAATGCCTGCTGCATTTGCTGCTCAGGGCCAGGCCCCTGGCAGCAAGTTGGTGCCTTTCATTAGTTACCCAGGAGTCGCAATGTGGCAATTCATGCCACCTGCTGCAGTGGATACCTCACAGGATCATGTACTCCGACCACCGGTTGCTTAGGTTGGTAGTCCATGATGATTTGGACTCAATGCCCAAACAAGTGTATTCGATTTGTCATTCCTATTGCCTGTAGTAGTTTTTGCTCAATTCTCATAAGCTGTAACTGGATTTTATGGGAAACTTTATTTTCTATCGAAGGAACATTTATGAATTGATGCCGGTATTTGCATGTAAGTGTTAATAAGTTTGTCTGGCAATACTTGTTTCTGTTTTGACTGCAGTCTGCTTTGATGGAGGCATCGTGCCTTTTGGGTTCTCCTGTTGGCACTGCAAGTTGAAGTGGAATTTGGCTACACCGTATGAGCGAAACAGTCTTTTTTGACCTTTTTGTGAACTGTAGAAAGGAGCAAACATTAATCCAGTGAGTACAAGACTCCTCATATGTTAAGATGGTATATGTTTCGTACTTCCCATccatgagaaattttttttggaaacaaCGGCTGAAACGATTTTTATCAGGATAATCAAACTTGGTAAACGGATGTACTGTCATGTACACGGCGACACGCATGTTAATCATGCCTCTGTGCCGTATTTGGTTTGGGACAAATGCTGCAGCAATAATCATTAATCATTCGAGGATAAATATCGGTGACAGCGGTTTCTATGCTACAACTCTTGAGACTCGAGAGGCTGGTTTGTAGCCTGTGGTTGGAATTTGGGATTAGAAACCTTATCTACAtcgtttttttgttttggtttttgagtGCCCCTTTCTTTTTCGAGCAAACTACTGCCTTTTTATTTGCTACTTCAAAGCTCAAAATGGCTTCCAATCTTCTCAAGATTCATCTACGAACCATTGAAACTGCGAAGCCATCAATCCCATTTCCTCACTCCAAAGCCCACTTTCCGTTTCTCccatttcattcacatcaactTTCTCATTCCCGTATCCATGTCTCCTTTTCTCCAATTCTGCCCCGTAAACCCATATCCGTCCGCTCGTCCCTGTCCTCTTCCACCCCACCCACTTCAAAAGAAGAAGCCATCCTCCAGGCCAAAACCTGCCTCTCATCCACCTTAGAAAAGCCCCTCAACAACCCCAAACTCGTCGGTAAATTCAAGAAGATAAAGCAACCCAGGTTCCGACTCGAAATTCCGGTCATTGACGACTCGCCCGCATCGCTTTCGCAACTCGCTCTCGATGTCTTTCAGGACTTGCCCATTAAAAGAAAAGGCTCTCCTGTTAAGTTGCTACTCCTATGGCCTAACGTTACCTTAAGAGAAGGTGCAATGGAAGCCTTCGGAATTCAGTCTTCCAGCCAAATTGAACATACGGACATTTCTTCATTGAAGACCGAAAATGGTGATACCAGAATCTTGAGTTCTGCCGATGTGGCAGTTTTTTTGGTGCCAGAGGCTTCACAGTTGGAAGTTATAAAAGCCGTTACTGACAGTTCGTATCCTAAGCCGGTGGTGATTTTCAACCCCAAATGGGTGTTTGAGGAGGAAAGCAATTTTGGTGAGCTGGGTGGCTTCGTGGGGTCATTCGAAGTGATATATTCATTCATGGGGTTGGAGGTTAGAGGGCTTTTGAGTAGGAGGAAGGGAGTGGTTTTCAAGTGCGTGAGGGATGGGGTTGTGAGTGGTGAGAGATGGACGGTTCTTGTTGAAGAAGAAACTGGGGAACTGAAAGTGATCTCGAGGTTCAAGACACGGCCATCGATCACCGAAGTTGAGAATGTTCTGTACAATTTAATGGCAATCAATTCGCCCATCACGAAATCTGCAAAGTTCTTAAAGGATTTGGTGTCAAATGTAACTGGGAAAAAAGCAAGTTAAAGCAACTGATCTGATTTTGATCTCGATTTTGATTATCTAGAGGCAAGCTTTCCGTTGAAATGCCTGAAAGAAACCGGTTGTAATCTTTACTGACATTAGATATGTCAAGTCTGTGATATAAAAATCCCTGCTCGGTGTATGAAAAAGACGGGGCTtatttaatacaaaattatgaGATTGTATTTCTGGTAATCTGTGTGTAGAACCTCATCATAGATGTGAACAAATCACTTCAGTGAATAAATATGGTTTGGAAGCATGGAAAGATTAGGAAAAatgggaaagaaagaaagaaagaataaggAAGCTTTAACCAACAACAAATGATAGTTCAGAAAAACAGGAGGCTGATGCTGTTGCCATCGCTGATTCAGTCCTCAAGGCCTTGAATTTGCGAAGAACTCTCAATCgcttatcttcttttttaacatATACAAAAGGATATTCGTTTACCAACATATGCCTCTCAAAATCCATTCTAAGAAGAAGCCCTTATATGACAGCTCTTGATGAATTTATCTGAAAAGTTCACATACTTGGCCCATAATGGCCTAAGTTGCGGGAATGCTATCTCTAGCCACGGCTTCGCCCTGCCGTTGAAATGGATGACACCAGCACTCTCAGCATCAGCAAAGCTCGTATTGTCCTGGTAACCCAGCCCCAGCATGTGCCAAAAGGAATCGATAACATAGACTTGTCCATGGAAAGCTATCAGTCCAGGGGGTAATGTCCCCAGTTGCCACAAACTGAGATCCGATTTCAAGTTCTGCAGacatgaaaacataataaaatcgGGGTAGAAACTGAATAACATCATTCTGCTTATACCCTGtctttcttcttaaacataGGCAGTGTATGACGGGAATATACCTGTTCAAGCCAGTAATGGTATGAAAGGCTTATGTTGGTCTTCCTCCATGCATCTAGATCAAAAATGTTCATGCCATAAGCCCATGCACATTCATTGGGATCGAAATTCTTTGATATCAAGGGATGGGAGAAGTTCAGATAGCTCTTGAACCGCTTTGACATGACAAATGTATCTTCTCCCCTGCAAGTTTCCACTGCTCCATTAACTTTTCCATTCATATCAATGTCCCATAGTGGTGAAAGATCTGTTTGAACCACGATGTCGTCATCCAGGAAAACCACCTTGTTTAGGCTGGGGAACAACTGCAAAAGAATTGAAATGACATTTAGCCGATTAAGAGCATATATTAAGAGGAAACAActttgttaaatttaaaaaagtgatttcttgtttttctaGTCGAGCAAAAATGCAGGCAATGCAGCTTTCTCAAACAATAAATCGACTTTCAAAGTAAAGTTGTTTACCTCTGGTAGATGTATTCTGATGTGATTCATCACAGAATTGTATTTAGGACTCAAAGCTTGTAATTTTGCTGCAATGACTTGGGGCTTCTCAGTATTATTTGCCACAATAGCCGATGACCCGCCTCTAAATTGCGATCGCACACGTTGGTCCTTTTCCATTGCCTCCAAAACTGGCACCTTCCCCTTGGAAAACCAATCAAAGTGGTGCAATGCCTTGACTTCAATTATTGCGGGAGATAAGGGATGCAGTGAGAACCACGCCTGCATGGGATAGTAAGTTTTTCTATCCGTGATTATATGAAGGACAACCTTTTGGGGGCGCAGCGAGTTCCGGACAAGTGATGTTGCAACAACGGAGGCAGCGAGCACATTGTCAGAAGCAAGGACAAAGTGGAAGTAGGAGTTGTCAACGAGGGCAGGGACGAGTTCAGCAGAAGGGAGCTGGAGGCGGGCAGCCGCATTGGTGGAGTGCTCGTTGGCTAGCTTTAGTGCAAGGCAGTGGAGCTGTTTGGGT
It contains:
- the LOC121234968 gene encoding transcription factor ILR3-like, translated to MVSPENTNWLYDYDLIDDIPVPDGNFSASNPGFSWPAQALNGSPNVSVEIDGSLGDSDGIKDCGPKKRGRSELCCASSSKASREKLRRDRLNDKFVELGSIMEPGRPPKTDKAAILIDAVRMVTQLRGEAQKLKDTNSSLQEKIKELKAEKNELRDEKQRLKAEKEKLEQQLKGMNAQPGYLPAPPPMPAAFAAQGQAPGSKLVPFISYPGVAMWQFMPPAAVDTSQDHVLRPPVA
- the LOC121235317 gene encoding uncharacterized protein LOC121235317 is translated as MASNLLKIHLRTIETAKPSIPFPHSKAHFPFLPFHSHQLSHSRIHVSFSPILPRKPISVRSSLSSSTPPTSKEEAILQAKTCLSSTLEKPLNNPKLVGKFKKIKQPRFRLEIPVIDDSPASLSQLALDVFQDLPIKRKGSPVKLLLLWPNVTLREGAMEAFGIQSSSQIEHTDISSLKTENGDTRILSSADVAVFLVPEASQLEVIKAVTDSSYPKPVVIFNPKWVFEEESNFGELGGFVGSFEVIYSFMGLEVRGLLSRRKGVVFKCVRDGVVSGERWTVLVEEETGELKVISRFKTRPSITEVENVLYNLMAINSPITKSAKFLKDLVSNVTGKKAS
- the LOC121235316 gene encoding probable galacturonosyltransferase 12; its protein translation is MQLYISPSLRHISVFPGKGFKEFIKVKVGSRRVSYRMLFYSLLFFTFLLRFVFVLTAVDTIDGENKLCSTIGCLGKRLRPGILGRRLDSNVPEVIYQILEEPMNKDELQGSSDVPQTLEDFMAEIKKSRSDAKTFAVKLREMVTLLEQRTRTAKIQEYLYRHVASSSIPKQLHCLALKLANEHSTNAAARLQLPSAELVPALVDNSYFHFVLASDNVLAASVVATSLVRNSLRPQKVVLHIITDRKTYYPMQAWFSLHPLSPAIIEVKALHHFDWFSKGKVPVLEAMEKDQRVRSQFRGGSSAIVANNTEKPQVIAAKLQALSPKYNSVMNHIRIHLPELFPSLNKVVFLDDDIVVQTDLSPLWDIDMNGKVNGAVETCRGEDTFVMSKRFKSYLNFSHPLISKNFDPNECAWAYGMNIFDLDAWRKTNISLSYHYWLEQNLKSDLSLWQLGTLPPGLIAFHGQVYVIDSFWHMLGLGYQDNTSFADAESAGVIHFNGRAKPWLEIAFPQLRPLWAKYVNFSDKFIKSCHIRASS